The genomic region CGGGGGAGAAAACGAGGGGGACCCAGGAGGAAGTCTGCCTGGTctggtgctgtggggcaggagcccTCGTGGGTGCTGCGAGGCAGGAGGGCCCCCTGCAGCCGGGGCTGAGCCAGCCCGGGGGGCTGGCCCCACACCTGGTCGCTCTGCCCCATCCTTCCCTTTGTGGGGgctactcccccccccccccgggcccctcGGCAGGAGCGTTTCCCCGCCTGCGGGGCGGGGTGCCGGGGCTCCTGCGGGGCGGGGTGCCGGGGCTCCTCCGGACCCCCTCgggggctgcccagccctgcgGTGGGgcgcaggctggggctggccccGGGCCGGCGGCTGCAGTGAGGCGCCGCGGCCAGCAGGTGCCACTgcccccccgcgctgcccggggccgccgccgcccgccacGGCGGCAGGGGGAGCGGGCAGCGCCCTGCCCGGGGGTCCcctgcccgcggggccgggagcccagccccgcccggccgccccgcgggTGACACGCGGGGCCGCGGGCCGAGCGCTGCCCTCGGGGCTGCCAGCGAGCGCGGCCGCGCCGCCAGCAccccgagccgagccgagccgagccgcgccgcACCGCCGCGGCGGAGCCCGTCGGTGCCTCCACGCACACGCGGGACGGGGCGGCTGCTTCCACCGCAGCGCGGCCCGGGCTGGCTGCGGCGGcgggagcagcccccagccgCACCGCGGTCGGTGCCCGGAGCCCCGCGGGCTAGCGCAGCGCCTGGACGGCGGGCGCACCGCTCCCCACGCCCGCCCGGCCCATCACCGTGTCCTCTGGCCCCGCTGCCTCTGCCCCCGCTCCTCCGTGCGCGTCCTCCCCACGCGTGCGACCGGCCGGGCTCCGCTCCGCGGGGCCGCTCCTCTCTCCGGGCGGGATGAAGCCGCTCCCGCCGTGGGCTgggcggggagccgggccgggcgaggggctgggggtgcgcGTGTAAGGGCTGAGGTGCGGGTGTGCAAAATACAGAAGGGGCCGAGCAGCGAGCGTGGGCGTGTGCGGCGCTGAGCGGGCGGGCGTGAGCACCGAGGGGGGTGCGAGCGggcgtggggcggggggcgcgtGTGTCCGTGTCGCAGCGGGGGGGTGAGCGCAGGGCTGGGCGGAGGGTGTGCGggtgcgtgtctgtgtgtgcgtgtctgtgtgtgtgtgcgcgcacCGGGGGCCGCGCCCCACGTGGGGCTGacgcggcagccccggcctgATCCGGGGCTATAAAGCGGCTCGGCGGCGAGCGAGGCAGAGCAGCCGCCgccggctgcagccccggccccgctccgcgccccgctgAGCGGCtcccggcgggcagcggcccAGCATGAgccgcggccgcccgcgcccccccgccgcccgccgcgcagccccgccccgggcagcggCGCAGTAGGAGCGCGGAGCCCCGCGGAGCCCCGCGGAGCCGGGCGCGGCGCGGGTGGGCAGGGGGCGAAGGGCGGGGGCGTCCGCGCAGCCGGGGTTGATGTTTAACCTGGAGCGCCCGTTCACGGAGAGGGGCCACTTCTTCTCCTCCATGGAGTACCAgcggcagctggaggaggaggagggctaCCCGCCTCCCGGCACCAACGGGACCTTCAACgacagcggggccgggccgggctggggcacGCCGTACCTCCTGCACACCACCGTCACCCTCATCAGCCTGGCGGGCTTGCTCATGCTCTTCACCGTCTTCGGCAACGTCCTGGTCATCATCGCCGTCTTCACCAGCCGGGCGCTCAAGGCCCCCCAGAACCTCTTCCTGGTCTCCTTAGCCTCGGCCGACATCCTGGTGGCCACGCTGGTCATCCCCTTCTCCCTGGCAAACGAGGTGATGGGGTACTGGTATTTCGGCAAAGTCTGGTGTGAGATCTACCTGGCCTTGGATGTGCTGTTCTGCACCTCCTCCATCGTGCACTTGTGTGCCATCAGCCTGGACCGTTACTGGTCCATCACGCAAGCCATCGAGTACAACCTCAAGCGTACCCCGCGCCGCATCAAGTGCATCATCTTCATCGTCTGGGTCATCTCGGCCGTCATCTCCTTCCCGCCGCTCATCTCCATCGAGAAGAAGAGCGGGCAGCAGGCTGACCAGGGGGTGGCAGGGTGCAAGATCAATGATGAGAAGTGGTACATCATCTCTTCTAGCATCGGCTCCTTCTTTGCCCCCTGCCTCATCATGATCCTGGTCTACATGCGCATCTACCAGATAGCTAAGAGGCGAACCAGGGTACCACCGAACAAGCGGGCAGAGCGCCCCGAGAAGAGGCAGAACGGCTTGGCTGACAAGGAGGACCTGCCAGCCACAGCCCAGCTCAATGGGGAGAAGGCggcaggaggcggcggcgggcaggagggagaggtcAACGGCATAGACATGGAGGAGACCTCTTCCTCTGAGCACCAGGAGAACAACCAGTGTAAGAAGTCAGAGAGACCATCAAGGGGAAAGACCAAGACTAAGCTGAGCCAGATTAAGCCTGGGGACAGTTTGCCCAGGAAGGcggaggaggagaggaacacCAAAGGGTCCCGGTGGAGGGGCAGGCAGAACCGGGAGAAGCGCTTCACCTTTGTGCTGGCAGTGGTGATCGGGGTCTTTGTCATCTGCTGGTTCCCCTTCTTCTTCACCTACACGCTGACGGCTGTTTGCAAGAGCTGCTCCGTGCCCGACACCCTCTTCAAGTTCTTCTTCTGGTTCGGTTACTGCAATAGCTCGTTGAACCCTGTCATTTATACCATTTTCAACCACGACTTCAGACGGGCCTTCAAAAGGATCCTCTGCAGGATAGAGAGGAAAAGGATTGTTTGAAGGACCCTTTGCTATGGGCAGGACTAATTCAAGACTTTGTAGGAGAGTAAGGCATGGCTCTCTTGGGCTGTGCTTGCATGGGATGGTTTCCTTCAGCTCGTGAGCAGGAAGTCTTTAAAACCCGAGAAGAGCCTATGGAAACaccgagcagcagcagcagcagcaaggagcagcaggCAAGTGGAAGTCTGAGCCGTGGCATTCGGCTTTCCAGGGGAGGATGGCTTTTGACTtgcttggtttattttgttaggtttttttgtcttttgccaGAATCTCTCAGTGGATATTTTCATGACTGCTCAGTTTGACTCTTTAAAGACAAACAACGTGCAGCTCCGTGAGATGAACAACAAAGAGGGAGTATGCCACCCCAGAGGtgttggctttttaattttgttgtatcttttttctcctgttgtatatgtaattaattttaccCCCCTTGTAAAATACAGTATTGTATCACTGAATATGAATGTCTTAAGGCAAGCAGCTTTGAAACTGTGAATGCTTTAATTATCTTTGACACCTTAAAAGTCCCTTTCTTCCACCCCTGAAACCCCCCTCACGCAAAACCGCTGAACAACTAGAGCCATTCCCCCTACCTTACAGTTTGATGACATTACCAAAACTTCCAATGTCTGGTCATTTTTTTTGGCTATAAAGCTTAGGATCACAGACCTCACCAGACTGGCTATTCTTGTTGTTAGTTTCTATATCGTACCTGattctgtttaatttctgtgttgcCTGTGATGTAATACAGCTGAGATGGTAACTGCCCTCTCGTTATTCGTTAAAGCAGACCCTGACGGAGCGGTGGCtttgctgtgcaggcagggacgTCCCGGGCGATGGAGTGACAGGCTATTTCCCGTGCAACGTGAGGCTTGGAATCTGGCCAAGCTCTCCACAAGTGAATCTTGGTTAACACTGCAGCACCGAAATGTGTTCGATGCAACTCGCTTCCCTCGCCTCCAACTGTAAATAGATAACATTTCAAACCAAATAGCAGGGCTCCGTATATCATGTTATCTCATTTGTATTGATTTGTGATGGTTTAACTCCTGCGGGATttcctgcagaagaggagggggTTTGTGCGCAGAGTCTGTTCCACCTGTCTGAATTACGGGAGAAGAGTTCAGTTTTTAATCTGCCAGTCTCATCTTTCCTAGGAAGTACAAAAGCATCCCTCTTTCAGTCTTATACAGGGCAAAACTCTGAAATGGGAAACTTAACTGACAGTTTCTCCAGTATTTTATAGTgtaattaagctttttttttaaaaaaatgtgtaaatattgTGAGAttggagcaggagagagagttAATACTGCTTTTACACTCCTTTCCTGAAATGtctttcagctctttctgctaaaaaaaatatacaaaaatggACAGAACAAATCTAACGTCCTTGTGCCATGAAGAAATTTCCAGagaatattaaaaggaaaaacttttgaTCCATCACAATAAATGAGTCTGCAAGCCTATTAATGTTATGAAAACAGCTTTATCAAATACTGACAAGTCATGGAAATTGTttggagaaaacaaagtttGTGTAAGTCTCGTGTATAAGATGAATTTGCCTTCTCTGGAGTCGATGGTGCATAGgaagagacttttaaaaaatacctttttactTTTGGGAAGTGTTTTGTTGattttgctctctcttttgACTTCTTTGTAATTAACTCCAAGGGTCCCCGGATGCATCTTGGGACCTGGAGAGCAATGTTTACATTCACTTGCATTTTCAGAATTGAATCCTCAAGAGGtgaggaaagcaaataaactgtgctttactgtaaaaaaacaaaaaaaaccccaaaccaaccacGAGCAGAAGTTGCTATAATGgatgattatttttattgaataaaaGAGTGTTTACAGATCAAGTGTGAAAGCCCTCTGGATAATCTGttagctgttttattttttttttttcagctgttcacCGATCCTCCGGGAGCTTTGGTCTTGACGttttttaaagaacacattGGGAAAAGcacttgtgttttctgaaaggcGTTGTTACCCCAGGTAGGGAACAATGGCTCGGTTCATTGCGCAGTGGCATAATAACAAATGAGTCCTTGatatttcttggttttttttccccccctttcgTGCCACAGTAAGAGCATTCACgtgtttcttaaagaaaagagcTTAGGGTTTTGGGGTGTGATTTGCTCACTGGAAATGCAGCCTGGCATTACTGCTGGGGATGCCTGGCTGGTGCAGCATTTACAGCTATTGAGGTGAGAAGGTTTTTAATAATTAGGTTGCAGATGGGATTAGAAACGATTAGGCTGGAAGGCAATATTTCTTGATATATGCAGGAGTGTCCATCTGAGCGGGGCTTTGTTTCCAGCCCCCGAGAGCCAGCCAGCTGGGCTCGCTTGCCCTTACACCAGTGCTGCCAAGaccctccctgcagcagggtggTGGGGGATCGTTCTCCCACCAGACGAAGCGCTGCTTCGGTGcggctgcctgcctccctgaGGACGCCGGGGTCCGCTCGCCATCGGCTTCAGCTGGGCTCCTTCTTTGCCACGAGTGCCAGGTAGCTCCAAAGGCGGGGGGGACACGAGGCGCCGATCCTGCGAGTGCTTTAGtgtctgctttgttttgccCAGGAGCACATGTAACCGTTCGGGAGCTCTGGCTCCTGGTCTTCCCACTGTTGGGGTGCCTGGAGTCACCCTGcttcccttctctgcttcttgttTGGTGAGAAAATAAGTGACCGGAGCccagtgctggagctgctggtctCACGGCCCCACTCTGCCACTGCCACCAAGGTTGCAGCTGGAGGTGCTCGGCAAGCTGGGAGGCGGACCAGGGCTGGCAAGCAGCATCGCTGCTGGGTGTAGGGCACCCAGTGATGGCCCAGAGATGAACCTCTTGGTCACCTCGTGGTGGCATTTGCAGGCCAGGAGGGCTTGATCTGGGCAGAGTGTCCTGCTGTCCGTCCTCTGGTCTCAGCTGGCCCTGTTGGCCTTGGAGGGTTTTACAAAGCGGaccccgtggggcaggaggtAATCCAGCAGCCATCGGTTATGCTTGCCCCATCCCTCTGGCTGTCTGATGTCTTCATGGCCGAACCTCTAGTACAGACAGTGGAGTattttggtgggtttggggctgggggactgGGCTTTGGTGGGCTTTCAGTTAGGGCAGCTTTGCACAGCTGAAATGTCTGATTGCTCCCATTTTTCCATCAAAAGTAAAAGTAAGATGCAAAAAACTGAAATTATGCCTCCAGGGTTGTGTCCCTCCCAAACCCTCGTGCCCTCACGGTTCAGCCCAGTCAAATAAAATACTCAAGGGGATGTTTTATGTGCGGGCAGTGACTCCCTGTGTCTGACacggcagagctgcctgcccgTCCTTGTGGCCAGTGTCTGAACTTCCACCATCCTCCTCCCTTTGCCACCTTCTGACTCaggcttttatttcattttccctgAGCTGTTGGCCATTTTGGTTTCAGCTGTGTCCTGGACCCTTCACGCCCGCTGGGGATGGGCACGTCCAAGCTGCAGCGACCTCTGGGCACCGTGGGCTGTGTGGTGGAGGTGCTGGGGTGAAACCACCGTCACTTTCCCTTTGGTAGGTGaggaccagccctgctgcctctgaGCCAGAGGTCGTGTTGCTGTGGGCTTTGCTGGGACGCTCCCTCCGGCTCTGCCGTAACTGGGTCCAGCTCTGCCGTCTCGCTTACCTCCGTGCCTGCCCCATCTCACTGTGGGGCTGAGTCCCACCGCCCTTGCCTGGTCCCAATGCCCgtctcttccccctcctgaATCCCTCCTCAACAGGAGAAAGCTGCCTCATTGCTCCCAGCTCATTCCCATGCAAATGACACATTAGGGGATGTAATGAactttggttgttttttataACCTTTTATTTTGGGGCTGCAAGGTTAATGGTGcgagggcggggagggggaccTGCCTCTCCGGTGGGGTGGGAGCCATCTGGGCTGGCACAGTGAACGGCAGAGGTGCCGCTGACGGCTTTGCCCCGGGAGGGGTTTCTCCACAGCCTTCCTGTGTGGGCTGACCCTGCACCCCACCCCTTGTGCGGGGACCCTTGAGGACAGCCCAAATGTGTCAGC from Ciconia boyciana chromosome 8, ASM3463844v1, whole genome shotgun sequence harbors:
- the ADRA2A gene encoding alpha-2A adrenergic receptor, whose translation is MFNLERPFTERGHFFSSMEYQRQLEEEEGYPPPGTNGTFNDSGAGPGWGTPYLLHTTVTLISLAGLLMLFTVFGNVLVIIAVFTSRALKAPQNLFLVSLASADILVATLVIPFSLANEVMGYWYFGKVWCEIYLALDVLFCTSSIVHLCAISLDRYWSITQAIEYNLKRTPRRIKCIIFIVWVISAVISFPPLISIEKKSGQQADQGVAGCKINDEKWYIISSSIGSFFAPCLIMILVYMRIYQIAKRRTRVPPNKRAERPEKRQNGLADKEDLPATAQLNGEKAAGGGGGQEGEVNGIDMEETSSSEHQENNQCKKSERPSRGKTKTKLSQIKPGDSLPRKAEEERNTKGSRWRGRQNREKRFTFVLAVVIGVFVICWFPFFFTYTLTAVCKSCSVPDTLFKFFFWFGYCNSSLNPVIYTIFNHDFRRAFKRILCRIERKRIV